From Scleropages formosus chromosome 9, fSclFor1.1, whole genome shotgun sequence, one genomic window encodes:
- the trdmt1 gene encoding tRNA (cytosine(38)-C(5))-methyltransferase isoform X2 gives MERLAVLELYSGIGGMHYALKESGVDAEVVAAVDVNTTANEIYRHNFPATPLWSKTIECITLDEFNKLQFDMILMSPPCQPFTRIGLQGDISDPRTKSFLYILQLLPRLTKRPQFLLLENVKGFETSSARGSLVKTLKDCGYIYEEFLLSPTNLGIPNSRLRYFLIARTLPGKFSFPATSEILETFPDVATSESVPERPRPTSVSKQDQERQILYKLETPSELERKRSQNSDGSIRVLQEYLQEETELEDVGQFLLPPKTLLRYALVMDIVQPTCRRSVCFTKGYGHYVEGTGSVLQSCMNVEMEEAFRCLDSLSEEEKLKQLSKLRLRYFTPREIANLMGFPAHFGFPEKTSIKQQYRVLGNSLNVHVVARLIKLMVQ, from the exons ATGGAGCGATTGGCCGTGCTGGAGCTGTACAGCGGCATTGGCGGGATGCACTACGCACTGAAAG AGAGCGGCGTGGATGCCGAGGTGGTGGCAGCCGTGGACGTGAACACCACGGCCAATGAGATCTACAGACACAACTTCCCCGCCACACCACTGTGGTCCAAAACCATAGAG TGCATTACCCTGGACGAGTTCAACAAGCTGCAGTTTGACATGATTTTAATGAGCCCACCGTGCCAACCCTTCACCAG AATCGGATTGCAAGGCGACATCTCCGACCCGAGAACCAAGAGCTTCCTTTACATCCTCCAGCTTCTGCCAAG ACTGACCAAACGCCCTCAGTTCCTGCTGCTCGAGAATGTCAAAGGATTTGAGACCTCCTCTGCCAG GGGCTCCTTGGTGAAAACACTTAAGGATTGTGGGTACATTTATGAAGAGTTTCTGCTCTCTCCTACTAAT CTGGGGATCCCGAACTCTCGACTGCGTTATTTCCTCATCGCCAGGACACTTCCAGGAAAATTCTCCTTCCCGGCAACCTCAGAG ATCCTGGAGACATTCCCAGATGTTGCTACTAGTGAATCTGTTCCTGAGAGACCCCGTCCCACCAGTGTCAGCAAGCAGGATCAAGAGAGACAGATCCTGTACAAGCTGGAGACACCCAGTGAACTGGAGCGGAAGCGGTCCCAGAACAGCGATGGGTCCATTCGAGTCCTGCAGGAGTACCTGCAGGAGGAGACGGAGCTGGAGGATGTGGGGCAGTTCCTGCTGCCACCAAAGACCCTGCTGCGATATGCCCTTGTCATGGACATTGTCCAGCCCACCTGCAGGAGGTCTGTCTGTTTCACCAAGGG GTATGGACACTATGTGGAAGGCACTGGTTCAGTCCTGCAGTCCTGCATGAACGTTGAG ATGGAGGAGGCATTCAGGTGCCTGGACTCACTGTcggaggaggagaagctgaaGCAGCTGTCAAAGCTGAGGCTGCGGTACTTCACCCCACGAGAGATCGCAAACCTGATGGGCTTCCCCGCACATTTCG GTTTCCCGGAGAAGACCTCCATCAAACAGCAGTATCGAGTGCTGGGGAACAGTCTCAACGTGCACGTTGTGGCCAGACTCATCAAACTCATGGTGCAGTAG
- the trdmt1 gene encoding tRNA (cytosine(38)-C(5))-methyltransferase isoform X1: MERLAVLELYSGIGGMHYALKESGVDAEVVAAVDVNTTANEIYRHNFPATPLWSKTIECITLDEFNKLQFDMILMSPPCQPFTRIGLQGDISDPRTKSFLYILQLLPRLTKRPQFLLLENVKGFETSSARGSLVKTLKDCGYIYEEFLLSPTNLGIPNSRLRYFLIARTLPGKFSFPATSEPQILETFPDVATSESVPERPRPTSVSKQDQERQILYKLETPSELERKRSQNSDGSIRVLQEYLQEETELEDVGQFLLPPKTLLRYALVMDIVQPTCRRSVCFTKGYGHYVEGTGSVLQSCMNVEMEEAFRCLDSLSEEEKLKQLSKLRLRYFTPREIANLMGFPAHFGFPEKTSIKQQYRVLGNSLNVHVVARLIKLMVQ, encoded by the exons ATGGAGCGATTGGCCGTGCTGGAGCTGTACAGCGGCATTGGCGGGATGCACTACGCACTGAAAG AGAGCGGCGTGGATGCCGAGGTGGTGGCAGCCGTGGACGTGAACACCACGGCCAATGAGATCTACAGACACAACTTCCCCGCCACACCACTGTGGTCCAAAACCATAGAG TGCATTACCCTGGACGAGTTCAACAAGCTGCAGTTTGACATGATTTTAATGAGCCCACCGTGCCAACCCTTCACCAG AATCGGATTGCAAGGCGACATCTCCGACCCGAGAACCAAGAGCTTCCTTTACATCCTCCAGCTTCTGCCAAG ACTGACCAAACGCCCTCAGTTCCTGCTGCTCGAGAATGTCAAAGGATTTGAGACCTCCTCTGCCAG GGGCTCCTTGGTGAAAACACTTAAGGATTGTGGGTACATTTATGAAGAGTTTCTGCTCTCTCCTACTAAT CTGGGGATCCCGAACTCTCGACTGCGTTATTTCCTCATCGCCAGGACACTTCCAGGAAAATTCTCCTTCCCGGCAACCTCAGAG CCCCAGATCCTGGAGACATTCCCAGATGTTGCTACTAGTGAATCTGTTCCTGAGAGACCCCGTCCCACCAGTGTCAGCAAGCAGGATCAAGAGAGACAGATCCTGTACAAGCTGGAGACACCCAGTGAACTGGAGCGGAAGCGGTCCCAGAACAGCGATGGGTCCATTCGAGTCCTGCAGGAGTACCTGCAGGAGGAGACGGAGCTGGAGGATGTGGGGCAGTTCCTGCTGCCACCAAAGACCCTGCTGCGATATGCCCTTGTCATGGACATTGTCCAGCCCACCTGCAGGAGGTCTGTCTGTTTCACCAAGGG GTATGGACACTATGTGGAAGGCACTGGTTCAGTCCTGCAGTCCTGCATGAACGTTGAG ATGGAGGAGGCATTCAGGTGCCTGGACTCACTGTcggaggaggagaagctgaaGCAGCTGTCAAAGCTGAGGCTGCGGTACTTCACCCCACGAGAGATCGCAAACCTGATGGGCTTCCCCGCACATTTCG GTTTCCCGGAGAAGACCTCCATCAAACAGCAGTATCGAGTGCTGGGGAACAGTCTCAACGTGCACGTTGTGGCCAGACTCATCAAACTCATGGTGCAGTAG